A region from the Musa acuminata AAA Group cultivar baxijiao chromosome BXJ1-10, Cavendish_Baxijiao_AAA, whole genome shotgun sequence genome encodes:
- the LOC103969552 gene encoding universal stress protein PHOS32 yields the protein MAAEGSRTVGIGMDYSPTSKVAVRWAVDNLVCAGDHVVLIHVLSKSDHHTEKQLWEEHGSPLIPLGEFEDMNLTVRYGISPDGEVLDILHTASETKGVKVVSKIYWGDPREKICDAVEELKLDSLVVGSRGLGAIKRVLLGSVSNYVVVHATCPVTVVKSNA from the exons ATGGCGGCAGAAGGGAGTCGCACGGTGGGGATCGGGATGGACTACTCACCGACGAGCAAAGTGGCAGTCCGATGGGCCGTCGACAACCTCGTCTGCGCCGGCGACCATGTCGTGCTGATCCATGTCCTGTCCAAGTCTGATCACCACACGGAGAAGCAGCTTTGGGAAGAACATGGATCAC CTCTGATTCCTCTTGGTGAATTTGAGGACATGAACCTGACGGTGCGATATGGGATCAGCCCGGACGGCGAGGTCTTGGATATCCTGCACACTGCATCCGAGACCAAAGGG GTGAAGGTGGTCTCGAAGATCTACTGGGGCGATCCGAGGGAGAAGATCTGTGATGCAGTGGAGGAACTGAAGCTGGACTCACTCGTGGTCGGGAGCAGGGGCTTAGGAGCCATTAAAAG AGTGCTGCTCGGGAGCGTTAGCAACTACGTCGTCGTCCACGCGACCTGCCCGGTCACGGTTGTGAAGTCGAATGCCTGA
- the LOC103969553 gene encoding syntaxin-112 isoform X2, translated as MNDLMTKSFMSYVELKKQALKDLEAGADDPPKVEAAAGGLTRMEEENLARFFSEIGGIQSEMDDVSSLLVDLRFLNEESKSAHSAKLLRGLRDRMDADVVAVLRKAKAIKVRLESLDRSNAANRGVAACFTEGSPVDRTRVSVTNGLRTKLRETMNGFQLLRERIVSDHREGLKRRYLNATGEAATEEAIDKMLSGASQVGLLDNKGEVDLEVLERQKAVSDIQRSLMQLHQVFLDMAVMMEGQEDQLNDIEENVARAKDYISGGTDRLVSANAMRKRNKKCACLVCALLLVVISVCLVLILTDP; from the coding sequence ATGAACGACCTTATGACCAAGTCTTTCATGAGTTACGTGGAACTCAAGAAGCAGGCGCTGAAGGATCTCGAGGCCGGGGCGGATGACCCACCGAAAGTCGAGGCGGCGGCCGGCGGTCTCACCCGCATGGAAGAAGAGAACCTTGCTCGCTTCTTCAGCGAGATCGGCGGGATCCAGTCCGAGATGGACGACGTCTCCAGCCTCCTCGTCGATCTCCGCTTCCTGAACGAGGAGTCCAAGTCCGCCCACAGCGCCAAACTCCTCCGCGGCCTGCGGGATCGCATGGACGCCGACGTGGTGGCCGTCCTCCGCAAGGCCAAGGCCATCAAGGTCCGGCTGGAGTCCCTCGACCGCTCCAACGCCGCCAACCGTGGTGTGGCGGCGTGCTTCACCGAGGGCAGTCCCGTGGACCGGACACGGGTGTCGGTGACCAATGGCTTGCGGACCAAGCTTAGGGAGACGATGAATGGGTTTCAGCTGTTGCGGGAGCGCATAGTTTCCGATCACAGAGAGGGCCTGAAGCGGAGGTACCTCAACGCCACGGGCGAGGCCGCGACCGAGGAGGCGATCGACAAGATGCTCTCAGGGGCCAGCCAAGTCGGGCTCCTGGACAACAAGGGCGAAGTGGACTTGGAGGTATTGGAGAGGCAGAAGGCGGTGAGCGACATACAGAGGAGCTTGATGCAGCTGCATCAGGTCTTCCTCGACATGGCGGTCATGATGGAAGGGCAGGAGGATCAACTGAACGACATCGAGGAGAATGTGGCCCGGGCGAAGGATTACATCAGTGGGGGAACCGACCGCCTCGTCTCTGCCAATGCAATGAGGAAGAGGAACAAGAAGTGCGCTTGCTTGGTTTGTGCTCTGCTGCTGGTTGTCATCTCGGTTTGCTTGGTTCTTATACTCACGGATCCTTAA
- the LOC103969548 gene encoding protein transport protein Sec61 subunit beta, which translates to MARGSSLSQKASSAGGGGRPATVGPRGTPAAAAGMRRRRLGGGSAGGFGAAGGGGGGSNMLRFYTDDAPGFKMTPTVVLVMSLCFIGFVTALHVFGKLYRYRSSGGS; encoded by the coding sequence ATGGCGAGGGGAAGCTCGCTGTCGCAGAAGGCGTCATCGGCGGGAGGCGGGGGGCGACCGGCCACGGTGGGGCCTAGGGGGACGCCGGCGGCTGCTGCGGGAATGAGGAGGCGGAGGCTGGGTGGCGGCTCCGCCGGGGGATTCGGGGCCGCCGGTGGCGGCGGGGGAGGTAGCAACATGCTGCGCTTCTACACCGACGATGCCCCCGGGTTCAAGATGACGCCCACGGTCGTCCTGGTGATGAGCCTCTGCTTCATCGGATTCGTCACCGCCCTGCACGTCTTCGGCAAGCTCTACCGCTACCGCTCCTCCGGCGGATCTTAA
- the LOC103969550 gene encoding protein IQ-DOMAIN 3 — MGKKGKWFTAVKRTLICNCCQGEQRENLGKSKHSDPLPTKEVETAAHDDAQLLPLAPIEGVKLTETGDEESKHANSGALASAVAAEAAAVAAESAAVAAEAAAQVIHLTTSMTGLLGESKEDIAAIKIQAAFRGCLARRTLRDLRGFVRLKRWVDGNSVKSQTTNTLHSMETMARVQTQIRSRRIRMTEENQALQRHLQRKHEIQLAKIKIKEEWDDSLRSKEQIEANILNKQEAAIRRERALAYAFSHQWKSSSRSSTMVPTDPSNPQWGWNWLQRWMAARPWENHRTTETKDDATIKIANCSTVGQTMKRYDTSMERTSSAAHKSSRPPSHQSPATPQSKPSSVMNRKKSVSPPRLSRCSADDDSRSMLSLQSEQPRRRSSSARDNESLVSSVSLPSYMASTESVRARSRFLSPQSERHGTLKERLICSVKRLSFPMTDVNSISPPARIPKVEISPLKDVAIEKEQEANN; from the exons ATGGGGAAAAAAGGGAAGTGGTTTACTGCGGTCAAGAGAACCTTGATCTGTAACTGCTGTCAAGGAGAACAAAGGGAGAATCTTGGTAAATCCAAGCATTCTGATCCACTCCCTACAAAAGAAGTGGAGACTGCTGCTCACGATGATGCTCAACTGCTGCCGCTGGCTCCCATTGAGGGGGTTAAGCTGACAGAGACGGGGGATGAAGAGAGCAAGCATGCCAACTCGGGGGCACTTGCCAGTGCTGTTGCTGCAGAGGCTGCAGCTGTTGCTGCAGAGTCTGCAGCTGTTGCTGCTGAAGCAGCAGCGCAGGTCATCCACCTCACCACCTCAATGACCGGGCTCTTAGGTGAATCGAAAGAAGATATTGCAGCCATCAAGATCCAGGCTGCGTTCCGGGGGTGCCTG GCAAGAAGAACACTACGAGATTTGAGAGGATTTGTTAGGTTGAAGAGATGGGTTGATGGAAATTCTGTCAAGTCTCAGACTACTAACACATTGCATTCCATGGAAACAATGGCAAGAGTTCAGACACAGATACGCTCAAGGAGGATCAGAATGACAGAGGAAAACCAGGCTCTTCAGAGGCATCTGCAACGAAAACATGAGATTCAACTAGCAAAAATAAAG ATCAAAGAGGAATGGGATGATAGTCTTCGGTCCAAAGAGCAAATTGAAGCAAATATACTGAACAAACAAGAAGCTGCTATAAGAAGAGAAAGGGCACTAGCTTATGCATTTTCTCATCAG TGGAAGAGCTCTTCCAGATCCTCGACTATGGTTCCCACAGACCCGAGCAATCCACAATGGGGTTGGAACTGGTTGCAACGCTGGATGGCAGCAAGGCCATGGGAGAACCACAGAACGACAGAGACCAAGGATGATGCCACCATTAAGATAGCCAACTGCAGCACCGTAGGACAGACAATGAAGCGCTATGACACTAGCATGGAACGCACCTCATCAGCAGCTCATAAATCAAGCCGGCCTCCCAGCCACCAGTCACCTGCAACTCCACAGTCTAAGCCATCATCGGTCATGAACAGAAAGAAATCAGTGAGCCCCCCAAGACTTAGTCGGTGCTCTGCAGATGATGACTCAAGGAGCATGCTCAGCCTGCAGTCTGAGCAGCCAAGGAGGCGCAGTTCATCGGCAAGAGACAATGAGAGCCTGGTGAGCTCGGTGTCCCTTCCAAGCTACATGGCATCCACAGAATCAGTGAGAGCCAGGTCTCGCTTCCTTAGCCCTCAAAGTGAAAGACATGGAACTCTAAAGGAGCGATTAATTTGCTCGGTGAAGAGGCTTTCTTTTCCTATGACTGACGTGAACAGTATATCACCTCCTGCAAGAATTCCCAAGGTAGAAATTTCCCCATTGAAGGATGTAGCTATCGAGAAGGAACAAGAAGCCAACAATTGA
- the LOC103969553 gene encoding syntaxin-112 isoform X1 — MVYDGFLAGRRRGAAPKMNDLMTKSFMSYVELKKQALKDLEAGADDPPKVEAAAGGLTRMEEENLARFFSEIGGIQSEMDDVSSLLVDLRFLNEESKSAHSAKLLRGLRDRMDADVVAVLRKAKAIKVRLESLDRSNAANRGVAACFTEGSPVDRTRVSVTNGLRTKLRETMNGFQLLRERIVSDHREGLKRRYLNATGEAATEEAIDKMLSGASQVGLLDNKGEVDLEVLERQKAVSDIQRSLMQLHQVFLDMAVMMEGQEDQLNDIEENVARAKDYISGGTDRLVSANAMRKRNKKCACLVCALLLVVISVCLVLILTDP, encoded by the coding sequence ATGGTTTACGATGGGTTTCTTGCAGGTCGGCGACGAGGAGCTGCTCCGAAGATGAACGACCTTATGACCAAGTCTTTCATGAGTTACGTGGAACTCAAGAAGCAGGCGCTGAAGGATCTCGAGGCCGGGGCGGATGACCCACCGAAAGTCGAGGCGGCGGCCGGCGGTCTCACCCGCATGGAAGAAGAGAACCTTGCTCGCTTCTTCAGCGAGATCGGCGGGATCCAGTCCGAGATGGACGACGTCTCCAGCCTCCTCGTCGATCTCCGCTTCCTGAACGAGGAGTCCAAGTCCGCCCACAGCGCCAAACTCCTCCGCGGCCTGCGGGATCGCATGGACGCCGACGTGGTGGCCGTCCTCCGCAAGGCCAAGGCCATCAAGGTCCGGCTGGAGTCCCTCGACCGCTCCAACGCCGCCAACCGTGGTGTGGCGGCGTGCTTCACCGAGGGCAGTCCCGTGGACCGGACACGGGTGTCGGTGACCAATGGCTTGCGGACCAAGCTTAGGGAGACGATGAATGGGTTTCAGCTGTTGCGGGAGCGCATAGTTTCCGATCACAGAGAGGGCCTGAAGCGGAGGTACCTCAACGCCACGGGCGAGGCCGCGACCGAGGAGGCGATCGACAAGATGCTCTCAGGGGCCAGCCAAGTCGGGCTCCTGGACAACAAGGGCGAAGTGGACTTGGAGGTATTGGAGAGGCAGAAGGCGGTGAGCGACATACAGAGGAGCTTGATGCAGCTGCATCAGGTCTTCCTCGACATGGCGGTCATGATGGAAGGGCAGGAGGATCAACTGAACGACATCGAGGAGAATGTGGCCCGGGCGAAGGATTACATCAGTGGGGGAACCGACCGCCTCGTCTCTGCCAATGCAATGAGGAAGAGGAACAAGAAGTGCGCTTGCTTGGTTTGTGCTCTGCTGCTGGTTGTCATCTCGGTTTGCTTGGTTCTTATACTCACGGATCCTTAA
- the LOC135594634 gene encoding probable sugar phosphate/phosphate translocator At3g11320, translated as MSTKGNWSPPSVSGRLVTLGLVASWYSSNIGVLLLNKYLLSNYGFKYPIFLTMCHMTACSLLSYVAIAWLRVVPMQTVRSRLQFVKIAALSVVFCGSVVSGNVSLRYLPVSFNQAVGATTPFFTAVFAYIITVKREAWLTYVTLIPVVAGVVIASGGEPSFQLFGFIMCISATAARALKSVLQGILLSSEGEKLNSMNLLLHMAPIAVVFLLPATLVMEKNVVSITLALAREDNKIIYYLLFNSALAYFVNLTNFLVTKHTSALTLQVLGNAKGAVAVVVSILIFKNPVTVTGMLGYTVTVIGVILYGEAKKRNK; from the exons ATGAGCACCAAGGGAAACTGGTCGCCGCCTTCGGTGAGCGGGAGGCTGGTCACGCTCGGGCTGGTGGCGTCGTGGTACTCGTCCAACATTGGGGTGCTCCTGCTCAACAAGTACCTCCTCAGCAACTACGGCTTCAAGTACCCGATCTTCCTCACCATGTGCCATATGACCGCCTGCTCGCTGCTCAGCTACGTGGCCATTGCCTGGCTGCGGGTGGTGCCGATGCAGACCGTGCGCTCGCGGCTGCAGTTCGTCAAGATCGCCGCGCTTAGCGTCGTCTTTTGCGGCTCGGTGGTCAGTGGGAACGTCTCGCTTAGGTATCTGCCCGTCTCGTTCAACCAGGCGGTGGGGGCGACCACGCCCTTCTTCACAGCGGTGTTCGCCTACATCATTACTGTAAAACGGGAAGCCTGGCTCACTTACGTCACCCTCATCCCGGTGGTCGCCGGCGTCGTTATTGCCAGTGGG GGAGAGCCAAGTTTCCAACTGTTTGGTTTTATCATGTGTATAAGTGCAACTGCTGCAAGGGCACTTAAGTCAGTATTGCAAGGAATACTGTTGTCTTCAGAGGG GGAAAAGCTAAATTCAATGAATCTGCTCCTACACATGGCTCCGATAGCAGTTGTTTTCTTACTTCCTGCTACATTAGTTATGGAGAAAAATGTGGTCAGCATCACATTGGCACTTGCTCGAGAAGATAACAAGATTATATATTACCTATTGTTTAATTCTGCTCTTGCCTATTTTGTGAATTTGACCAACTTTTTGGTGACTAAGCACACTAGCGCTTTGACACTCCAG GTTCTTGGAAATGCCAAAGGTGCCGTTGCAGTGGTTGTCTCAATTCTAATATTTAAGAACCCTGTGACAGTGACCGGGATGCTTGGCTACACCGTCACAGTAATTGGAGTTATTCTCTACGGTGAAGCAAAGAAACGTAACAAGTGA